From a single Leptospira ellinghausenii genomic region:
- a CDS encoding sodium:solute symporter, which translates to MIWDIFVILIYFIIVFYFGFHFAKNTQKEDDFYLAKKEIHWVFLMLSLVATETSSLTFLSIPSLSYKTDFRFLEIAIGYIFGRTIVALYLLPSYFSGNTISVYEYVGNRFGKSPQRTISLVFTVSRLLGDGIRLYVSSLPIAFLMERMGFSVSPEILGILALTILSIVTIIYSVFGGFRAIVFTDVLQWIIYIFGGIFALVLIFSQFGNTEFSNAIEHLQSLGKWKVFVFDYNQTGDNSYFILFAIIGGSFISIGSHGTDLMLVQRVIATKNLHSGQKILIGSGIVVFFQFLLFLCIGSLLFVFYDGKSIPPDKVFSHFIITEVPSPFLGILVAAILASAMSTLSSTINSLSLTWARDWEMDKWFSPRILSLFFGVLLFLASLIPYTLVDTWEKGILEMGLTIFSYTLGPSIAVFFLAKGKKDLPITGSLFSLLFLFSILTTVGVGLVWKLSFTLLVPIGFGCLLGFVSIGKMLKKVDR; encoded by the coding sequence ATGATTTGGGACATTTTTGTCATATTGATTTATTTTATTATCGTGTTCTATTTTGGTTTTCACTTTGCCAAGAACACTCAAAAAGAAGATGACTTTTATTTAGCGAAAAAAGAAATCCATTGGGTGTTTCTGATGTTATCTCTAGTGGCAACTGAAACTTCTAGTTTAACATTTTTAAGTATTCCATCCTTATCATACAAAACAGATTTTCGTTTTTTAGAAATTGCAATTGGTTATATTTTCGGAAGAACCATTGTCGCTTTGTATCTTTTGCCCTCTTATTTTTCGGGGAATACAATTTCAGTATATGAATATGTAGGAAATCGATTCGGAAAATCCCCTCAAAGAACAATTTCTTTAGTTTTTACAGTTTCACGATTACTCGGCGATGGAATCCGTTTGTATGTAAGTTCCTTACCGATTGCCTTTCTCATGGAGCGAATGGGATTTTCTGTATCACCTGAGATACTTGGAATTTTAGCATTAACAATCCTGAGTATTGTTACTATAATTTATTCTGTGTTTGGTGGTTTTAGAGCAATTGTTTTTACAGATGTCTTACAATGGATCATATATATTTTCGGTGGGATATTTGCACTTGTATTGATTTTCTCGCAGTTTGGTAATACAGAATTTTCAAATGCAATAGAACATTTACAATCGTTGGGTAAATGGAAGGTGTTTGTTTTCGACTATAACCAAACAGGTGATAATAGTTATTTCATTCTGTTTGCCATCATCGGAGGATCTTTTATCTCGATTGGTTCTCATGGAACTGATTTGATGTTAGTCCAAAGAGTGATTGCGACAAAAAATTTACACTCGGGTCAAAAGATTTTGATCGGAAGTGGGATCGTTGTTTTCTTTCAATTCTTACTCTTTTTGTGTATAGGATCTCTTTTGTTTGTTTTTTATGATGGGAAATCCATTCCGCCAGATAAAGTGTTTAGTCATTTTATCATTACGGAAGTGCCATCTCCCTTCCTTGGTATCCTTGTTGCTGCTATCCTTGCCAGTGCGATGTCTACTCTCAGTTCCACTATCAATTCCTTATCACTCACTTGGGCTCGGGACTGGGAAATGGACAAGTGGTTTAGTCCGAGAATTTTGTCTTTGTTCTTTGGAGTTCTTCTCTTTTTAGCAAGCCTCATCCCATATACACTCGTCGACACATGGGAAAAAGGAATTTTGGAAATGGGACTCACCATCTTCTCTTATACACTTGGCCCATCCATCGCCGTTTTCTTTTTAGCCAAAGGGAAAAAGGACCTTCCCATCACTGGTTCTCTATTTTCTCTATTGTTTCTGTTCAGTATCCTTACTACGGTGGGTGTGGGTTTGGTTTGGAAACTTTCCTTTACCCTTCTTGTCCCCATCGGTTTTGGCTGTTTACTTGGTTTTGTTTCGATTGGAAAAATGCTAAAAAAAGTTGACAGATAA
- a CDS encoding CBS domain-containing protein, with protein MFFWIHDGRISPNPPQIQPNLVPMVHPSGKSSAPAIGEGEPGTTPTGSFLHRTPGDVYKESSLPTEKPVFFLHEIMTTPVWTKTQDESIETCLDFMMEKGIRHLPVTNESGKLVGFVSDRDLLDKMKSYEKEMPVSDVMIKRVLVGTAGAEIRQVTKVLLEERIGCLPIVNDDNLPIGIITRSDLLRLLLKYPNLSLTI; from the coding sequence ATGTTCTTTTGGATCCATGACGGCCGAATTTCCCCCAATCCCCCGCAAATCCAACCCAATCTTGTCCCTATGGTCCACCCTTCCGGCAAATCTTCCGCACCAGCCATAGGGGAAGGAGAACCAGGGACAACTCCCACTGGCTCTTTTCTCCACCGAACTCCAGGGGATGTTTACAAAGAATCCTCCCTTCCGACAGAAAAACCTGTCTTTTTCCTTCACGAGATCATGACAACTCCCGTTTGGACAAAAACCCAAGACGAATCCATCGAAACTTGCCTCGACTTTATGATGGAAAAAGGAATCCGACACCTTCCTGTTACCAACGAGTCGGGAAAATTAGTAGGATTTGTCTCTGACCGAGATTTGTTAGATAAAATGAAATCCTATGAAAAAGAAATGCCAGTATCAGATGTCATGATCAAACGCGTATTAGTTGGAACTGCAGGCGCAGAAATCAGGCAGGTAACGAAGGTATTACTTGAAGAAAGAATTGGTTGTTTGCCGATCGTAAATGACGATAATTTACCTATTGGTATCATCACAAGATCAGATTTACTTCGACTTCTTTTGAAATATCCCAATTTGAGTTTAACGATTTAG
- a CDS encoding AMP-dependent synthetase/ligase, with protein sequence MNQNYQILYQALESVANTFPTKISFRKRKSTTEFPGISFGELKEFVDHLTSGFIDLGVEVGDRIGFFCDASVNWLRTDLSILTAGAVVVPRGTDIVREEILYILNHSEAKFLVVQKPKDKKRIDDLLGELPHLKQIFVLENEQGELISGPNSILSLAEKGKEIWKTNGKQNLENRIKQIDPDALATLIYTSGTTGNPKGVMLSQKGWITAIQNTIARLDMNSNDNAVSLLPPWHAFERAIEYAGIFLGLDFLVSNMTSLKDDLRDFRPTIFPSVPRIWESVYNGIMAKVAKEGGFKEKLFHFFLSVGATWARYYAMFMGFEFEIKKPNIIVSFCKRSYALLILILLSPLKLLSIKIFSTIHKALGGRIRICISAGSALPSVVDGFLSAIGLKVLEGYGMTETSAVVSIRSNTKPTKGTVGIPIDGYSIRLKDETGKILTKTGDKGTLWIKSKQILKGYYKRPELNQVVFDSDGFFDTGDLMMISHRNELVFAGRSKDTIALIGGENVEPIPIEDKLLTSSYIDQVMVVGHDKKTLAALIVPNFEAVETKIPSLSKDKAIEWNSNPKVRELFRSEISKIISKENGFKSFEMIPANNFYVVPRPFDPDVEMTRTLKMKRNIISEVFTKQIEGIYQ encoded by the coding sequence ATGAACCAAAACTACCAAATCCTGTACCAAGCATTGGAATCCGTCGCAAATACCTTCCCAACGAAAATTTCGTTCCGGAAACGGAAGTCGACCACTGAGTTTCCTGGGATCAGTTTTGGAGAATTGAAAGAGTTTGTCGACCACTTGACTTCGGGATTCATCGATCTTGGTGTTGAGGTGGGAGACCGAATTGGATTTTTTTGTGATGCGTCTGTTAATTGGCTTCGGACCGATCTTTCGATTTTAACTGCAGGAGCGGTTGTTGTCCCAAGAGGAACAGATATTGTCCGTGAAGAAATTTTATACATCTTAAACCATTCGGAAGCAAAATTTTTGGTGGTTCAAAAACCAAAAGACAAAAAACGCATAGATGACCTGTTAGGTGAACTCCCACATTTGAAACAAATCTTTGTTTTAGAAAATGAACAAGGTGAACTCATTTCTGGACCTAATTCAATTCTATCATTAGCTGAAAAGGGGAAAGAAATTTGGAAAACAAATGGAAAACAAAACTTAGAGAACCGAATCAAACAAATTGATCCTGATGCTTTGGCCACATTAATTTATACTTCAGGGACCACAGGAAATCCTAAAGGTGTGATGTTGTCTCAAAAAGGATGGATTACTGCCATTCAAAATACGATTGCACGTTTGGATATGAATTCAAATGACAATGCTGTTAGTTTATTGCCACCTTGGCATGCATTTGAACGAGCCATTGAATATGCAGGTATATTCCTTGGTTTAGATTTTTTAGTTTCCAATATGACTAGCTTAAAGGATGACCTTCGTGATTTTCGTCCTACGATTTTTCCGTCCGTTCCAAGGATTTGGGAATCTGTTTATAATGGGATTATGGCGAAAGTTGCCAAAGAGGGTGGTTTTAAAGAAAAGTTATTCCATTTCTTTTTAAGCGTAGGTGCTACATGGGCACGTTATTATGCAATGTTTATGGGATTTGAGTTTGAAATCAAAAAACCAAACATAATCGTTTCGTTCTGCAAACGTAGTTATGCCTTATTGATTTTAATTTTACTCTCTCCATTAAAATTACTCAGCATTAAAATTTTTTCGACTATCCACAAAGCGTTAGGTGGAAGGATACGAATTTGTATTTCTGCAGGATCTGCTTTACCAAGTGTTGTGGATGGGTTTTTATCAGCCATTGGATTAAAAGTTTTAGAAGGATACGGAATGACAGAAACTTCTGCCGTTGTTTCCATTCGATCCAATACAAAACCAACCAAAGGAACTGTTGGAATACCAATTGATGGATATTCCATTCGTTTAAAAGATGAAACAGGGAAAATCCTAACAAAAACAGGAGATAAAGGAACCCTTTGGATTAAATCCAAACAAATATTAAAGGGTTATTATAAGAGACCAGAACTCAATCAGGTTGTATTTGATTCAGATGGATTTTTTGACACTGGTGATTTGATGATGATTTCACATCGAAATGAACTTGTGTTTGCTGGTAGATCAAAAGATACCATTGCTCTCATTGGTGGTGAAAACGTTGAACCAATCCCAATCGAAGACAAACTTTTAACATCGTCTTATATTGATCAGGTGATGGTTGTTGGCCATGATAAAAAAACATTGGCTGCTCTGATTGTTCCAAATTTTGAGGCAGTTGAGACAAAAATTCCGAGTTTATCAAAAGACAAAGCTATTGAATGGAACTCGAATCCAAAGGTTCGCGAACTATTTCGATCTGAGATTTCCAAAATTATCTCTAAGGAAAATGGATTTAAGTCTTTTGAAATGATTCCAGCTAACAATTTCTATGTGGTACCAAGACCATTTGATCCAGATGTGGAAATGACAAGAACTCTAAAAATGAAGCGAAATATAATTTCGGAAGTATTTACAAAACAAATCGAAGGAATTTACCAATGA
- a CDS encoding acyl-CoA dehydrogenase family protein, protein MINPKLNPYLGDEERSFYNTVFQFSEDKVYPSSEERDEKEIWSDDLWKEFSKAGLTGLTIPAEYGGEGASCLLCSIATDAFASGSLDGGIGLSWVAHLVIGTMPIVFQGTEAQKAKYLTKLATGEWMAGFALTEPASGSDAASLLTKAEEVEGGWKLNGSKTFITNGPVGQVFIVMARTSEKGRGPMGISAFIVESNTPGFKVSKVLKKLGHHTSMTAELVFEDMIIPKENLLGPLNTGFMRIGKETLEWERTVFVAGLSGAMEFCFRKGMRYANERIQFGKSISSFYGMRDILVRNWVYIQAARRLIYWVAERKDRGIPSPLESSLGKLISSELAEDVAKDTVQLFGGYGYMKEYAVERFYRDVKLGTIGGGTSEIQRSIISSLYPGKEKFQKEFSAIGNPQSVTDSIQNLLFDIILIMDGEPNRKKQQSIEFAFADVLSVFVILCLSEIDTHKTIDSYPKEEKMIDRKLLSYYLVGKYLMSMSRLNQFVPKELNEIWNFYRELANSIEETVHTRFSSLQELA, encoded by the coding sequence ATGATTAATCCCAAACTAAATCCTTATCTTGGCGATGAGGAAAGAAGTTTTTACAACACAGTCTTTCAATTTTCAGAAGACAAGGTATACCCATCTTCTGAAGAAAGGGACGAAAAAGAAATTTGGTCTGACGATCTCTGGAAAGAGTTTTCGAAAGCAGGTTTAACTGGTCTTACGATACCAGCTGAATATGGTGGTGAAGGTGCAAGTTGTTTACTCTGTTCGATTGCAACTGATGCATTTGCTTCTGGTTCACTCGATGGAGGAATCGGATTATCTTGGGTTGCCCATTTAGTCATCGGTACGATGCCAATTGTATTCCAAGGAACTGAAGCCCAAAAAGCCAAATACCTCACTAAATTAGCAACTGGTGAATGGATGGCAGGATTTGCGCTCACAGAACCTGCTTCAGGTTCGGATGCAGCTTCTCTTTTAACAAAAGCAGAAGAAGTGGAAGGTGGATGGAAGTTAAATGGATCAAAAACATTTATCACAAATGGTCCTGTCGGTCAGGTGTTTATCGTCATGGCGAGAACTTCCGAAAAAGGAAGAGGGCCCATGGGAATCTCTGCCTTTATCGTAGAAAGTAACACACCAGGTTTTAAGGTAAGTAAGGTTTTAAAAAAATTAGGCCATCATACTTCGATGACTGCTGAATTGGTTTTCGAAGATATGATCATTCCAAAAGAAAACCTTCTTGGACCATTAAACACTGGTTTTATGAGGATTGGAAAAGAAACCTTGGAATGGGAGAGGACTGTTTTTGTTGCTGGATTATCCGGAGCAATGGAGTTCTGTTTCCGTAAAGGAATGCGATATGCCAATGAAAGAATCCAATTTGGAAAATCAATATCCAGCTTTTATGGAATGCGAGATATACTAGTAAGAAACTGGGTTTATATCCAAGCAGCAAGAAGATTGATTTATTGGGTGGCAGAGAGAAAAGATAGGGGAATCCCTTCTCCTCTTGAAAGTAGTTTAGGTAAATTAATTTCATCAGAACTCGCAGAAGACGTAGCAAAAGACACTGTACAGCTGTTTGGTGGATATGGTTATATGAAAGAGTATGCTGTTGAAAGGTTTTACCGTGATGTTAAATTGGGTACGATTGGTGGTGGAACAAGTGAGATCCAAAGATCGATCATTTCTTCCTTATACCCAGGTAAGGAAAAATTCCAAAAAGAATTTAGTGCCATTGGAAATCCACAGAGTGTTACGGATTCGATTCAAAATTTACTTTTTGATATCATTCTAATAATGGATGGGGAACCAAACCGTAAAAAACAACAATCCATAGAATTTGCATTTGCGGATGTATTATCAGTTTTTGTGATCCTATGTTTATCAGAAATTGACACTCATAAAACGATAGATTCTTATCCAAAAGAAGAAAAAATGATAGATCGGAAGTTACTTTCGTATTATCTTGTGGGTAAGTATTTAATGTCCATGAGCCGACTCAATCAATTCGTACCAAAAGAACTGAATGAAATTTGGAATTTCTATCGAGAGTTAGCAAATTCAATTGAGGAAACGGTTCATACTAGGTTTTCTTCTCTCCAGGAGTTAGCCTAA
- a CDS encoding sensor histidine kinase, with the protein MKAAARIAIFYLFFGYLWIYYSDYAISLFSLSAEDIREIQSLKGWGFVTISAFIIYFLLVRELKYQKKVLSEKFESDQLFQVILERIEDAVIVFNIDTWKIDFLSEQVCRLFDAKTGDILTNPQVLIDRVYEADRARMTQIWMNQLRENHTGLLYRIQMKDGKIKWALEHRLFIPSIDGSPNKAVAVISDMTSYMENQTKLEQSLKENETLLTEVHHRVKNNLAVIISFLQLQVYSSPPETADILEQSIVRIKAIALVHEKLYSGKNLSGLSSVDYITSLVENIKLMYMRTDIFIELDIQKMEFNLIDAIPMGLMITEMLTNSFRHAFKIPKEDAQIKIEFIVKENGQFELKYRDNGSGFPIGFDYRKAETIGLSVIFSLSSQLNGREIECSSSPGQGVFYHFSFSPKRTNLK; encoded by the coding sequence GTGAAAGCAGCTGCCCGAATTGCAATTTTTTATTTGTTCTTCGGGTATCTGTGGATTTATTACTCTGATTATGCAATTTCCTTATTTTCTCTTTCAGCAGAAGATATTAGAGAAATTCAAAGTTTAAAAGGATGGGGATTTGTCACAATCTCCGCCTTCATCATCTATTTTCTGTTAGTTCGCGAGTTAAAATACCAAAAAAAAGTTTTGTCAGAGAAGTTTGAATCGGATCAATTATTCCAAGTTATCTTGGAACGAATTGAAGATGCAGTGATCGTATTTAATATAGATACCTGGAAAATTGATTTTTTGAGTGAACAAGTTTGTAGGTTATTTGATGCAAAAACTGGAGACATTTTAACAAATCCACAAGTTTTGATTGATCGTGTTTATGAGGCTGACCGTGCACGTATGACTCAAATATGGATGAACCAATTAAGAGAAAATCATACAGGTTTATTGTATCGGATTCAAATGAAGGATGGAAAAATCAAATGGGCATTGGAACACCGATTGTTCATCCCATCAATCGATGGAAGTCCCAACAAAGCTGTAGCAGTTATTTCTGATATGACCAGTTATATGGAGAATCAGACCAAACTGGAACAATCTTTAAAAGAAAATGAAACTTTACTAACAGAAGTCCACCATCGTGTTAAAAATAATCTAGCTGTTATCATTTCCTTTTTACAATTACAAGTATATTCTTCTCCCCCAGAAACTGCAGATATTTTAGAACAAAGTATTGTTAGAATCAAAGCTATAGCACTTGTTCATGAAAAATTATATAGCGGTAAAAACTTATCAGGTTTAAGTTCCGTCGATTATATCACAAGTCTTGTTGAAAATATAAAACTCATGTATATGCGTACAGATATTTTCATCGAACTAGATATTCAAAAAATGGAGTTTAATCTCATCGATGCAATTCCAATGGGACTTATGATAACAGAGATGTTAACCAATAGTTTTAGACACGCATTTAAAATTCCAAAAGAAGATGCACAAATCAAAATTGAATTTATTGTAAAAGAGAATGGACAGTTTGAATTAAAATACCGTGATAATGGAAGTGGTTTTCCCATAGGTTTTGATTATCGAAAAGCAGAAACAATTGGATTGTCCGTCATCTTTTCATTGAGTAGCCAATTGAATGGCCGAGAAATTGAATGTTCCTCAAGTCCTGGCCAAGGTGTCTTTTATCATTTTTCATTTTCTCCTAAAAGAACAAATTTAAAATAA
- a CDS encoding MaoC family dehydratase has translation MYNQGKRFSEIQIGEKASFTKTISETDVYLFAGISGDFNPLHVDEEYAKTTSFGTRIAHGGLAASLLAPVLGMKLPGLGTVALETTTKFRKPVYFGDTITCLVEVVEKVERIKAVKMKIVWSNQKGEVVSKGETLVIPPG, from the coding sequence ATGTACAATCAAGGAAAACGTTTTTCAGAAATCCAAATTGGAGAAAAAGCATCTTTTACAAAAACAATTTCAGAAACAGATGTTTATCTTTTTGCTGGGATTAGTGGAGATTTTAATCCCTTACATGTGGATGAGGAATATGCTAAAACAACTAGTTTTGGAACAAGAATCGCACATGGAGGACTTGCTGCTTCCTTACTTGCTCCTGTATTGGGAATGAAGTTGCCTGGTCTTGGAACAGTTGCCTTAGAAACAACAACCAAGTTTCGAAAACCAGTATATTTTGGAGATACAATCACCTGTTTGGTGGAAGTTGTTGAAAAAGTCGAAAGGATAAAAGCAGTTAAGATGAAAATTGTGTGGTCTAATCAGAAAGGAGAAGTGGTGAGTAAAGGTGAAACTTTGGTCATTCCTCCTGGTTGA
- a CDS encoding DUF1292 domain-containing protein, whose translation MENKEFGFQADDFLPNRTSEEIDLVDEKGNSYQWEVFYSFSLMGNDYLVFIPTTEQEYQFVNVEMDDPDSEVPGYIVMRLGQDEAGEEILEEILDEDELEEVREFVEDEIGLVGQFLNQEE comes from the coding sequence ATGGAAAATAAGGAATTTGGATTCCAAGCAGATGATTTTTTACCCAACCGAACATCGGAAGAAATCGATTTGGTGGATGAAAAAGGAAATAGTTACCAGTGGGAAGTTTTTTATTCTTTTTCCTTAATGGGAAATGATTATCTTGTTTTTATACCGACAACAGAGCAAGAATACCAATTTGTAAATGTAGAAATGGATGATCCAGATTCGGAAGTGCCTGGTTACATTGTGATGCGACTTGGGCAAGACGAAGCAGGAGAAGAAATCTTAGAAGAAATTTTAGACGAAGATGAACTGGAAGAAGTCCGTGAATTCGTAGAAGATGAAATTGGTTTAGTTGGCCAATTCCTCAACCAGGAGGAATGA
- a CDS encoding HNH endonuclease: MTDPPLEPFFSDTSDEEIRRERKKAKDLKNTAWWKNKRASGICHYCGKKFKVEDLTMDHLIPLIRGGKSVKANLVPACKECNFKKKHSLPFEKEFFS; encoded by the coding sequence ATGACCGATCCACCGCTAGAACCGTTTTTCTCTGATACCAGCGATGAAGAAATCCGTCGAGAAAGGAAAAAAGCCAAAGACTTAAAAAATACAGCTTGGTGGAAAAACAAACGTGCCTCTGGAATTTGCCATTATTGTGGGAAAAAATTCAAAGTAGAAGACTTAACAATGGACCATCTAATTCCACTTATACGAGGTGGAAAGTCAGTCAAAGCAAATTTAGTTCCTGCTTGCAAAGAATGTAATTTCAAAAAAAAACATAGCCTACCATTTGAGAAGGAATTCTTTAGCTAA
- a CDS encoding acyltransferase family protein translates to MGRLIYLDNLRSFALLLGIVFHSAIVYASDIKYAIQTEERSEILSYFCYWIHSFRMPMFYMISGFFSAMVIEKKGTSFYLDGRLRRVFIPTIFGLVFLAPIQYFLMEKLNSPNLSLLEFLTLFFTKDKFQHSHIWFLVDLFLFSMIYVLIQKPLNRFANWKPFNALHGKLFYLIGISFFLVLLAHTQFGKGESVYGIFKLTFVYQFVFFIVGVFCFFWKEILFVIYVPKLKPYAILVWAILVSLLLMELEISDPLWIYFSYANPMFRIFHIFLWVLSPFLWTVFFVFAFVQFGNEEGKMGTYIIEASLPIYLLHHPISLIYAYIMKDSPYPIWGKFLFHNLFVLALSFLLYEILIKRTRSLRFIFGLKVN, encoded by the coding sequence ATGGGACGACTCATATACCTAGATAATTTACGTTCTTTTGCCTTATTACTTGGGATTGTTTTTCATTCTGCGATTGTTTACGCATCTGATATCAAATATGCCATCCAAACAGAAGAACGAAGTGAGATTTTATCCTACTTTTGTTATTGGATCCATAGTTTTCGAATGCCAATGTTTTATATGATTTCTGGTTTTTTTTCGGCAATGGTCATTGAAAAAAAAGGAACATCATTTTATCTAGATGGAAGGCTGAGGAGAGTGTTCATCCCTACCATTTTTGGTTTGGTATTTCTTGCTCCAATACAATACTTTTTGATGGAAAAATTAAATTCACCTAATTTAAGTTTATTGGAGTTTTTGACTTTGTTTTTTACAAAAGATAAGTTTCAACATTCTCATATTTGGTTTTTGGTCGATTTGTTTTTGTTTAGCATGATATATGTTCTGATACAAAAACCTTTGAATCGTTTTGCAAATTGGAAACCTTTTAATGCATTACATGGAAAGCTGTTTTATCTAATTGGTATTTCTTTTTTTCTCGTTCTTTTAGCACATACACAATTTGGAAAAGGGGAATCTGTTTATGGTATTTTTAAATTAACTTTTGTTTACCAGTTTGTATTTTTTATTGTGGGTGTGTTTTGTTTTTTTTGGAAGGAAATACTTTTTGTAATTTATGTGCCAAAATTAAAACCGTATGCGATTTTGGTTTGGGCGATTTTAGTTTCTTTGTTACTCATGGAGTTAGAAATCTCTGATCCTCTATGGATTTATTTTTCATATGCAAATCCAATGTTTCGAATTTTCCATATTTTTCTATGGGTTCTATCGCCATTTTTATGGACTGTATTCTTTGTATTTGCCTTTGTTCAATTCGGAAATGAAGAAGGTAAAATGGGAACTTATATCATAGAAGCAAGTTTGCCAATTTATTTATTACACCATCCTATTTCATTGATTTATGCCTACATTATGAAAGATAGTCCTTACCCGATCTGGGGTAAGTTTCTCTTTCATAATCTTTTTGTTTTGGCACTTAGTTTTTTACTGTATGAAATTTTAATCAAAAGAACGCGATCGTTACGTTTTATCTTTGGATTAAAAGTAAATTAA
- a CDS encoding flavin monoamine oxidase family protein, whose protein sequence is MNRKTFLKNLTATAAGISLLSPKKFYGQSTGVVSAETKTRNSGAKKAIVLGGGLSGLYSAYLLKQTGYDVTVIERGDQFGGRIATYSNPSMGIVQDLGGEWISENQTDIKSLVKQLGLELVNANVTERYSLSKNNSDQHKISSSSIDTLDKVIDLHKSLGTGQKQGLDKINFSSYARYQGLSEEEIRSMNDLYRTILGADLNQISSESVLDDLSALQSALKPKYLVSGGAEQIIQALVTQLKGQELLLGESATKVSQQKNQVSVELSSGRVIKGNLIVCTLPSAAVLDIKWTPTLPKDLIYSALRMQTGKISKNICFVKSNSSYSNFFQSTNTAAETLYVSDQAIGQNITALTSISTGDKASLFEKGSDRQKKNLMLSALEELGNFELVQENPFHFHSFQKTTGRSGFVSLFPPGSYGIKDVWNEPFERVFFAGEHLALHTGSMDSAVASAIQAISKT, encoded by the coding sequence ATGAATCGAAAAACATTCCTCAAAAATTTGACTGCCACAGCAGCGGGCATAAGCCTACTCTCCCCTAAAAAATTCTACGGACAATCCACAGGTGTGGTAAGCGCAGAAACTAAAACACGAAACTCAGGTGCAAAAAAAGCCATCGTACTAGGTGGGGGTTTGTCGGGACTTTATTCTGCCTATTTACTGAAACAAACGGGATATGATGTGACAGTCATCGAAAGAGGAGACCAATTTGGAGGAAGAATTGCCACTTATTCCAACCCCAGTATGGGAATTGTACAAGACTTAGGTGGTGAATGGATTAGCGAAAACCAAACAGATATTAAGAGCCTTGTCAAACAATTAGGCCTTGAATTAGTGAATGCCAATGTCACAGAAAGATATTCACTCTCTAAAAACAATTCCGACCAACATAAAATTTCCAGTTCATCCATCGATACACTAGATAAGGTCATTGACTTACACAAATCCTTGGGAACAGGCCAAAAACAAGGATTGGATAAAATTAATTTTTCATCCTATGCAAGGTACCAAGGATTGTCGGAAGAAGAAATAAGATCCATGAATGATCTTTATCGTACCATTTTAGGTGCTGACTTAAACCAAATCTCTAGTGAATCAGTATTAGATGATCTCTCAGCTCTCCAATCTGCACTCAAACCAAAGTATTTGGTAAGTGGTGGAGCAGAACAAATCATCCAAGCGCTTGTAACTCAATTAAAAGGACAAGAACTATTACTTGGGGAATCAGCAACAAAAGTTTCCCAACAAAAAAACCAAGTATCTGTCGAGTTATCCTCAGGACGTGTCATCAAAGGAAATTTGATAGTATGTACATTGCCTTCTGCAGCAGTATTAGACATCAAATGGACACCAACTTTACCAAAGGACCTAATTTATTCTGCACTCCGCATGCAAACTGGTAAAATTTCAAAGAACATTTGTTTTGTGAAAAGCAACAGTAGTTATTCTAATTTTTTCCAATCCACGAATACGGCCGCTGAAACCTTATATGTTTCTGACCAAGCCATTGGCCAAAATATAACGGCACTAACTTCAATTTCAACAGGAGATAAGGCTTCCCTATTTGAAAAAGGGAGTGATCGTCAGAAAAAAAATCTGATGTTGTCTGCTCTGGAAGAATTAGGTAATTTCGAATTAGTACAAGAAAACCCTTTCCATTTTCATAGTTTTCAAAAAACTACCGGCAGGTCTGGGTTTGTCTCCCTATTTCCACCCGGCAGTTACGGAATCAAAGATGTTTGGAACGAACCTTTTGAAAGAGTATTTTTTGCAGGAGAACATCTTGCATTACACACCGGGAGTATGGATAGTGCCGTTGCCTCTGCCATCCAAGCCATTAGTAAAACTTAA